A genomic window from Leptolyngbya sp. BL0902 includes:
- a CDS encoding DUF2252 domain-containing protein, producing the protein MAILDDLSPVQGSKYRLEKRLSVQERLEQGKQLRQQFKRRNQAYTPADNRPDPVDILVAQAKTRVASLVPLRYARMLASPFAFLRGGAAIMIQDIAAMPTTGITVQACGDMHVSNFGVYASAERSLVFGINDFDETYPAPWEWDLKRLVASGVVAARYLGGDRAVAEATVRAIVSAYQNHLQDYASLGYLDLWYATITAEGILDTLPGNLQKPVDQMMTKARGRNHLQVLGNMTDLVDNQKHIVESPPLVVRAATLGQEEEVLTQLRAMVLSYFSSLGGDRRFLLSRYRIIDVARKVVGVGSVGTRCWVVYLEGKDNDDPLFLQVKEAQPSVLAPYSEARCGYRLPDDNQGRRVVIGQRLIQGAPDIFLGWGEYSGIHYYIRQLRDMKGSLKLEQGKFKPSALPEYGALCGWALALAHAKSGDAAMLAGYVGTGDALADGLVSFGEAYANQTEQDYDALVAAARQGRIPVAEAV; encoded by the coding sequence ATGGCTATCCTTGACGATCTTTCTCCGGTACAGGGATCTAAATATCGCCTAGAAAAACGACTGTCGGTGCAGGAGCGATTGGAGCAGGGCAAGCAGCTTCGGCAGCAGTTCAAACGTCGCAACCAAGCCTATACCCCCGCCGATAATCGCCCTGACCCGGTGGATATTCTCGTTGCCCAGGCCAAAACCCGCGTGGCCAGCCTCGTGCCCCTGCGCTATGCGCGAATGCTGGCGTCGCCCTTTGCCTTTTTACGGGGAGGGGCGGCCATCATGATCCAAGATATTGCGGCGATGCCGACCACCGGAATTACGGTGCAAGCCTGTGGGGATATGCATGTCTCTAACTTTGGAGTCTATGCCTCGGCGGAGCGGAGTCTGGTCTTTGGCATCAACGACTTTGACGAAACCTACCCGGCCCCCTGGGAGTGGGATCTCAAGCGCTTGGTCGCCAGCGGGGTGGTGGCCGCTCGGTATTTGGGTGGAGATCGGGCGGTGGCCGAAGCCACGGTGCGGGCCATCGTCAGCGCCTACCAAAACCACCTGCAAGACTATGCCAGCCTGGGCTACCTCGACCTGTGGTATGCCACCATCACCGCTGAGGGAATTTTGGACACCCTGCCAGGGAACTTACAAAAGCCCGTAGACCAGATGATGACCAAGGCCCGGGGCCGCAACCACCTTCAGGTGCTGGGCAACATGACCGATCTGGTGGATAACCAAAAGCACATTGTCGAATCGCCGCCGCTGGTGGTGCGGGCCGCTACCCTCGGCCAAGAGGAGGAGGTGCTAACCCAACTTCGGGCCATGGTGCTGAGCTACTTCAGCTCCCTGGGTGGGGATCGTCGCTTTTTGCTCTCTCGCTATCGCATTATTGACGTGGCCCGCAAAGTGGTTGGGGTCGGCAGTGTGGGCACTCGGTGCTGGGTGGTGTACCTGGAGGGCAAAGACAACGACGACCCGCTCTTTTTGCAGGTGAAGGAAGCCCAGCCCTCCGTCCTCGCCCCCTACTCCGAAGCCCGCTGCGGCTATCGCCTCCCCGACGACAACCAAGGCCGACGGGTAGTGATTGGCCAGCGCCTCATCCAGGGAGCCCCGGATATTTTCCTCGGCTGGGGAGAGTACAGCGGCATTCACTACTACATTCGCCAACTGCGGGACATGAAGGGTAGCCTAAAACTGGAGCAGGGCAAGTTCAAACCCTCGGCACTACCAGAGTATGGGGCGCTTTGCGGGTGGGCCTTGGCCCTAGCCCATGCCAAGTCTGGCGATGCGGCGATGCTGGCGGGCTATGTGGGCACCGGAGACGCCCTGGCCGATGGCCTGGTCTCCTTTGGCGAAGCCTACGCAAACCAAACCGAGCAGGATTATGACGCCCTCGTGGCCGCCGCCCGCCAGGGTCGCATCCCCGTTGCCGAGGCGGTTTAG
- a CDS encoding ABC transporter ATP-binding protein, with protein sequence MAKLELKNLRKAYSDTIVPVKDISLTVTDDEFLTLVGPSGCGKSTILRLIAGLEQPTQGQVCIGERDVSPLPPGDRNIAMVFQSYALYPHMTVQQNIASGLKLRNLAGGDIQKRVHEASSLLGLDDLLDRKPAKLSGGQRQRVALARALVRQPDVFLLDEPLSNLDALLREQVRADLKQLFADQKSPTVYVTHDQTEAMTLSTQVAVLNDGYLQQLGRPEDIYKRPANRFVAGFIGSPQMNLLTCDRAGQTVILGGTRITAPMPLPDHSTVVLGLRPEDVRLPRQGDSILLRGNVFLVENLGMANLVSLHLNGDPQTTLRTLLPADATWSHDHLELAISPAAIHWFDTETGQRLGA encoded by the coding sequence ATGGCAAAACTTGAACTCAAAAACCTCCGCAAAGCCTACAGCGACACCATCGTTCCGGTGAAGGACATCAGCCTCACCGTGACCGACGACGAATTTCTCACCCTAGTCGGGCCGTCGGGCTGCGGCAAATCCACCATTCTGCGGCTGATTGCCGGATTGGAGCAGCCCACCCAAGGCCAAGTGTGCATTGGCGAACGCGACGTTAGCCCCCTGCCGCCGGGGGATCGCAACATTGCCATGGTGTTCCAAAGCTACGCCCTCTACCCCCACATGACGGTGCAGCAAAACATCGCCTCTGGCCTGAAGCTGCGCAACCTGGCCGGGGGCGACATCCAAAAGCGCGTCCACGAAGCCTCTAGCCTGCTGGGGTTGGATGACCTCCTCGACCGCAAGCCCGCCAAGCTATCGGGGGGGCAACGGCAGCGGGTGGCCCTAGCCCGTGCCCTGGTGCGCCAGCCGGACGTGTTTTTGCTGGATGAACCCCTCAGCAACCTCGATGCCCTGCTGCGGGAACAGGTGCGGGCCGACCTGAAGCAGCTTTTTGCCGACCAAAAATCCCCCACCGTCTACGTCACCCACGACCAAACCGAGGCCATGACCCTCTCCACCCAGGTTGCCGTGCTGAACGATGGCTACCTGCAACAGTTGGGCCGACCCGAAGACATCTACAAACGCCCCGCCAATCGCTTTGTGGCCGGGTTCATCGGCAGTCCCCAAATGAATTTGCTGACCTGTGATCGCGCAGGCCAAACCGTCATCCTCGGCGGAACCCGCATCACCGCCCCCATGCCCCTACCCGACCACAGTACCGTGGTGCTAGGGCTGCGGCCTGAGGATGTGCGCCTCCCCCGCCAGGGCGACTCGATTCTTCTGCGCGGCAATGTGTTTTTGGTGGAAAATCTAGGCATGGCCAATTTGGTCAGCCTGCACCTGAATGGCGACCCCCAAACCACGCTGCGTACCCTACTTCCCGCCGATGCCACCTGGAGCCACGACCATCTGGAACTGGCCATTTCCCCCGCTGCCATTCACTGGTTTGATACCGAAACGGGCCAGCGGTTGGGGGCTTAA
- a CDS encoding bacterioferritin has protein sequence MRDLNTQATIELLNQIMEFELAGVVRYTHCSLMVTGPNRIPIVDFFKAQAAESLLHAQEAGEIITGLEGHPSQRIAPIEENNRHGVRDLLEESLNHEQKALEMYKQLLGVVENASVYLEEFARTKIGQEELHNLEIKKMLRDFS, from the coding sequence ATGCGCGATCTCAATACCCAGGCCACCATAGAACTGCTCAATCAAATCATGGAGTTTGAGCTAGCTGGCGTAGTGCGCTACACCCACTGCTCCCTCATGGTCACGGGGCCAAACCGCATCCCCATTGTGGACTTCTTCAAAGCCCAGGCCGCAGAATCCTTGCTGCATGCCCAGGAAGCGGGGGAAATTATCACCGGACTAGAAGGGCATCCCAGTCAGCGCATTGCCCCCATTGAAGAAAACAACCGCCACGGGGTACGAGATTTGCTAGAGGAAAGCCTCAACCACGAACAAAAAGCCCTAGAGATGTATAAACAACTGCTGGGAGTCGTAGAAAATGCCAGTGTCTATCTCGAAGAATTTGCTCGCACCAAAATTGGTCAAGAGGAACTGCACAACCTCGAGATCAAGAAAATGCTGCGAGACTTTAGCTAA
- a CDS encoding carbohydrate ABC transporter permease, with protein sequence MRDYLRERERRTGLWLIAPAFALLLLVYAYPILRSFWLSLFTENLSTNLSPVFSGGENYIRMAEDGRFWQSLGNTAVFTSVSLVAELGLGMIIALALNQAFLGRGGVRTIAILPWALPTALIALAWRWIFNDEFGVWNDLLLRLQLIGNPVNWLGDPNWAMVAVIAADVWKTTSFVAILLLAGLQSIPQDLYEAHALDGASPWQSFRQITLPLIAPQILIALLFRFAQAFGIFDLIQVMTNGGPGGATEMVSIYIYATVMRYLDFGYGAALVVVTFLMLIAVVALAALYLSRLRAKTE encoded by the coding sequence ATGAGAGACTACCTTCGCGAACGGGAACGTCGCACTGGACTGTGGCTGATTGCCCCCGCCTTTGCCCTGCTGCTGTTGGTCTATGCCTACCCCATCCTGCGGTCGTTTTGGCTCAGCCTGTTTACCGAGAACCTGAGCACCAACCTGTCTCCAGTGTTCAGCGGCGGCGAGAACTATATCCGCATGGCCGAAGATGGCCGTTTTTGGCAAAGTTTGGGTAATACGGCTGTTTTCACCAGCGTTTCCCTGGTGGCGGAACTGGGCCTGGGGATGATCATCGCCCTCGCCCTCAACCAAGCCTTCTTGGGCCGAGGCGGGGTGCGTACCATCGCCATTTTGCCCTGGGCCTTGCCTACGGCGCTGATTGCCCTGGCTTGGCGCTGGATTTTTAACGACGAATTCGGCGTCTGGAACGACCTGCTGCTGCGGCTGCAACTCATCGGCAATCCGGTCAACTGGCTGGGCGACCCCAACTGGGCCATGGTGGCCGTGATCGCCGCCGATGTCTGGAAGACCACCTCCTTTGTGGCCATCCTGCTGCTGGCCGGGTTGCAGTCCATTCCCCAGGATTTGTACGAAGCCCATGCCCTGGATGGGGCCTCGCCCTGGCAAAGCTTTCGGCAAATTACCCTGCCGTTGATTGCCCCCCAAATCCTGATCGCCCTGCTGTTCCGCTTTGCCCAAGCCTTCGGCATCTTCGACCTAATCCAGGTGATGACCAACGGCGGTCCGGGCGGTGCCACGGAAATGGTGTCGATCTATATCTATGCCACCGTCATGCGCTACCTCGACTTTGGCTATGGCGCGGCCCTGGTGGTGGTGACGTTTTTGATGTTGATTGCCGTCGTCGCCCTCGCCGCCCTCTACCTCTCCCGCCTGCGAGCCAAAACCGAATGA
- a CDS encoding carbohydrate ABC transporter permease codes for MTTHSPTTHPTRSLPWMRILLWTAVGFTVLFSLGPVLWQVLTSIKTNDAITQTPVVYFPGLDQLTLDHYLDLFRRNRFYIYMGNSALVSVVSTVLCLGLGSPAAYALARLRVPGKQILLALVLVVTLFPYILLFLGLLELVRLLGWANNYLALIVPYTAINLPLTILVMRSFFQQLPRDLEDSAKVDGYNTLQMLQQILLPMTLPALVTTGILTFIFAWNEYLFALTFMTRESMKTIPVAAAQLGGTTLFEVPYGPLAAATVVGTLPLVLLVLFFQRRIVQGLTAGSVKG; via the coding sequence ATGACCACCCATTCCCCGACCACTCACCCCACCCGATCTCTGCCCTGGATGCGAATCCTGCTGTGGACTGCCGTGGGCTTTACGGTGTTGTTTAGCCTTGGCCCGGTGCTGTGGCAGGTGTTGACCTCGATTAAAACCAACGATGCCATCACCCAAACCCCGGTGGTGTATTTTCCAGGGCTGGATCAGCTCACCTTGGATCACTACCTGGATCTGTTTCGGCGCAATCGGTTCTATATCTACATGGGCAACAGTGCCCTGGTGTCGGTGGTGTCTACGGTGCTGTGCCTGGGGCTGGGTTCCCCCGCCGCCTATGCCCTGGCGCGGTTGCGGGTGCCGGGGAAGCAAATTCTGCTGGCCCTAGTGCTGGTGGTGACGTTATTTCCCTACATTCTGCTGTTTTTGGGATTGCTGGAACTGGTGCGACTGCTGGGCTGGGCTAACAACTACCTGGCGTTGATTGTGCCCTACACCGCCATCAATTTGCCGCTGACGATTTTGGTAATGCGAAGCTTTTTCCAGCAGTTGCCCAGGGATTTAGAAGACTCCGCCAAAGTAGACGGCTACAACACCCTACAAATGCTCCAGCAAATTCTGCTGCCCATGACCCTCCCCGCCCTCGTCACCACGGGCATCCTCACCTTCATCTTTGCCTGGAATGAATACCTCTTTGCCCTCACCTTCATGACCCGCGAATCCATGAAGACCATCCCCGTCGCCGCCGCCCAACTCGGAGGCACCACCCTATTTGAAGTCCCCTACGGCCCCCTCGCCGCCGCCACCGTAGTCGGCACGTTGCCCCTGGTGCTGCTGGTGCTGTTCTTCCAGCGGCGCATCGTCCAAGGTTTAACCGCAGGTTCAGTGAAGGGGTAG
- a CDS encoding sugar phosphorylase, with protein MAHPRRRSRIAQSLPHFPIKAEAVPAWNLPSYVLGQAVTPDHHLVFKQVSHQLKPLLEIVYPQDIATRLATEIFDLIQGTLCPSGQENLRKWNHNNVLLITYGDSIVDGERPPLEVLAEFLENHLEGTVTGVHILPFFPYSSDDGFAVIDYLQVNPELGGWEHIKRIAQHFNLMVDLVINHVSSQHEWFQQFTAGELPGRNYFVTGDPGEDLSQVVRPRSTPLLTPVETATGIRHVWTTFSADQVDVDFENPDVLIEYVKIILAYVQAGARYIRLDAVGFLWKKRGTNCMHLPETHAMVRLFREILQMIDPGIALITETNVPNRENLSYFGNRNEAHMIYNFSLPPLLLNALLQGRSDHLKTWMMSMPPAPIGCAYFNFTASHDGIGMRPAEGLLSDDEYEQLIDTMRKHGGKISLRTRPDGSQSPYEINISLFDALKGTVNGEDQWQVERFLCSQTIMMALEGIPAFYIHSLLATHNYTEGVEKTGHNRTINRYKWDLEALEAALADPTTPHAKVLKELTRLIKIRRQQTAFHPNATQYTLHPLNPALFAFWRQSLTRDQSIFSVHNLSDKPQELRFSNLNLVSTDDWFDLISDDKFADLDMVYILKPYQSVWITNKVNSAQDETMPTLL; from the coding sequence ATGGCCCACCCTCGCAGGCGTTCTAGGATAGCCCAGTCTTTACCCCATTTCCCTATCAAGGCAGAGGCCGTTCCCGCCTGGAATCTGCCATCCTACGTCCTAGGCCAAGCTGTCACCCCCGATCATCATCTCGTCTTTAAGCAAGTGTCTCACCAACTCAAACCCCTGCTCGAAATCGTCTACCCCCAAGACATCGCCACTCGACTAGCCACGGAAATTTTTGATCTGATTCAAGGCACGCTCTGTCCCTCCGGCCAGGAAAATCTTAGAAAGTGGAACCATAATAATGTCTTGCTCATTACCTATGGGGACAGCATTGTGGATGGGGAGCGGCCCCCGCTGGAAGTACTCGCAGAATTTCTAGAAAATCACCTAGAGGGCACCGTCACTGGGGTTCACATTTTGCCCTTTTTTCCCTACAGTTCTGACGACGGCTTTGCGGTGATCGACTATCTCCAGGTCAACCCAGAACTGGGCGGTTGGGAGCACATCAAACGCATTGCCCAACATTTTAATTTAATGGTGGACTTGGTGATTAACCATGTCTCCAGCCAGCATGAATGGTTCCAACAATTCACGGCTGGTGAATTACCCGGTCGCAATTACTTTGTCACGGGCGATCCTGGTGAAGACTTATCCCAGGTCGTGCGCCCCCGCAGTACGCCACTGCTGACTCCCGTAGAAACCGCAACGGGAATTCGCCATGTCTGGACAACCTTCAGCGCCGACCAGGTAGACGTGGATTTTGAAAATCCTGACGTGCTGATTGAATACGTCAAAATTATCCTCGCCTACGTGCAAGCTGGGGCGCGGTACATTCGTCTCGATGCTGTCGGTTTTTTGTGGAAAAAACGGGGTACAAACTGTATGCACCTACCCGAAACCCACGCCATGGTGCGCCTGTTTCGGGAAATTCTACAAATGATCGATCCCGGCATTGCCCTCATTACCGAAACCAACGTTCCTAACCGGGAAAACCTCAGCTATTTTGGCAACCGCAACGAAGCCCACATGATCTATAACTTCAGCCTGCCGCCGCTGTTGTTGAATGCGCTGTTACAGGGCCGATCTGACCACCTCAAAACCTGGATGATGAGTATGCCCCCAGCCCCCATTGGCTGCGCCTACTTCAACTTCACGGCCTCCCACGACGGCATTGGTATGCGGCCAGCCGAAGGCTTATTAAGCGATGATGAGTATGAACAACTGATTGATACCATGCGAAAGCACGGCGGCAAAATTAGTCTACGCACCCGCCCCGATGGCAGTCAATCCCCCTACGAAATCAACATTTCCCTGTTTGATGCGCTGAAGGGCACGGTCAACGGTGAAGACCAATGGCAGGTAGAGCGTTTTCTTTGTTCTCAGACGATTATGATGGCGCTGGAAGGTATTCCCGCCTTTTATATTCACAGCCTGCTAGCCACCCACAACTACACAGAGGGTGTCGAAAAAACAGGTCACAATCGCACCATCAACCGCTACAAATGGGATCTTGAAGCCCTAGAAGCGGCCTTGGCTGATCCCACCACGCCCCATGCCAAGGTGCTCAAAGAGTTAACTCGGCTGATTAAAATTCGTCGCCAGCAAACGGCCTTTCATCCCAACGCTACCCAGTACACGTTGCATCCGCTCAACCCAGCCCTGTTTGCCTTTTGGCGACAAAGCCTTACCCGCGACCAAAGCATTTTCTCGGTACATAACCTCAGCGATAAACCCCAGGAGCTACGCTTTAGCAACCTGAATCTCGTCAGCACCGACGACTGGTTTGATCTGATCAGCGACGATAAATTTGCCGATTTAGATATGGTGTATATCCTTAAACCCTATCAGTCAGTGTGGATTACTAACAAAGTCAATTCTGCTCAAGATGAGACCATGCCAACACTGTTATAG
- a CDS encoding flavin monoamine oxidase family protein translates to MPTVYDCLVIGGGLSGLVAARQLQRAGHSTLVLEAQDQLGGRMVGKALPSGQWIDFGGQWVGPTQDRFLALLDEYGIRRFAFPPAGKKVLVFDGKRYEFDGFFEGFPEGDPPPVSPEEWQDAMTAWEQFEALAKTLAPGHPRRNDHTQALDRQTFAQWIDAHTTTAFGHWYFAYMARTVGFLGPAEPSQVSLLHVLWGHVCASQAEYPEAELIHGGAGQIPAKLAAELGQNVRLGEPVLYLRQSEDSLEAETSHGRLVGRYAIVAMPPHLAGRIHYDPPLPPRRAQLTQRMPMGCCAKVLVSYDRPFWRDRGLAGLAIGNCPWIELCADSSDPETGVGVIAAFIVGDRYGAWRSMPEEGRRAAVLADLAHYFGSEAFAPVSYDEADWPSHPWIGGGYAAFMPPGVWTSYGEALTAPVGRIHWAGTEMAERWPGFFDGAVRTGEAAAAAIQALLRSENP, encoded by the coding sequence ATGCCAACGGTTTACGATTGCCTAGTGATAGGCGGTGGGTTGTCGGGGTTAGTAGCCGCCCGCCAACTCCAACGCGCAGGGCACAGCACCTTGGTGCTCGAAGCCCAGGATCAGTTGGGGGGGCGCATGGTGGGCAAGGCGCTACCCTCCGGCCAATGGATTGACTTTGGTGGCCAGTGGGTTGGCCCCACCCAGGATCGCTTTTTGGCATTGCTAGACGAATACGGCATCCGTCGCTTTGCCTTTCCCCCGGCGGGTAAAAAGGTGCTGGTCTTTGACGGAAAACGCTACGAATTTGACGGCTTCTTTGAGGGATTTCCAGAGGGAGACCCGCCCCCAGTCAGCCCGGAGGAATGGCAGGATGCCATGACCGCCTGGGAGCAGTTTGAAGCCCTGGCCAAAACCTTGGCCCCCGGACACCCTCGCCGCAACGACCACACCCAAGCCCTCGACCGCCAAACCTTTGCCCAGTGGATTGACGCCCACACCACGACGGCCTTTGGGCACTGGTACTTTGCCTACATGGCTCGGACGGTGGGCTTCCTTGGCCCTGCCGAACCCAGCCAGGTGTCGCTGCTCCATGTGCTTTGGGGCCATGTCTGTGCGTCCCAAGCCGAGTATCCCGAAGCGGAGCTGATCCACGGCGGGGCGGGGCAAATTCCAGCCAAACTGGCGGCGGAATTGGGACAGAATGTGCGCCTTGGCGAACCCGTCCTCTACCTGCGCCAATCGGAGGACAGCCTGGAGGCAGAAACCTCCCACGGACGCTTGGTTGGACGGTATGCCATCGTGGCTATGCCCCCTCACCTGGCGGGCCGCATCCACTACGATCCACCGCTGCCACCCCGGCGGGCGCAACTCACCCAGCGAATGCCCATGGGCTGCTGTGCCAAGGTGCTGGTCTCCTACGACCGCCCCTTTTGGCGAGACCGAGGGCTGGCGGGGCTGGCCATCGGCAACTGCCCCTGGATAGAACTCTGTGCCGACAGCTCTGACCCTGAAACCGGAGTGGGAGTGATCGCCGCATTCATCGTCGGAGATCGCTATGGAGCTTGGCGGTCTATGCCGGAGGAGGGCCGTCGGGCGGCAGTTCTAGCCGACCTAGCCCATTACTTTGGATCCGAAGCCTTTGCCCCAGTCTCCTACGACGAAGCCGACTGGCCCAGCCATCCTTGGATTGGCGGTGGCTATGCCGCCTTCATGCCCCCCGGCGTGTGGACGAGCTACGGGGAGGCCCTGACCGCCCCAGTGGGTCGGATTCACTGGGCAGGCACCGAAATGGCCGAGCGCTGGCCCGGTTTCTTTGATGGGGCAGTCCGCACCGGAGAAGCCGCCGCCGCCGCGATTCAGGCCCTCCTCCGCTCGGAGAATCCGTGA
- a CDS encoding cofactor assembly of complex C subunit B: MDTNLPMAKSDPNRVLRLLPLVAGGLGGTLLLLNRVLTPGLTESQARSDVMGVILSALLILTGLLWQRVQPVSPEAVILEGEEGFDLDPTLPDAVKTELAWASHLLLTNTVTRSVVVYVQGRVLLRRGVLGPTATVEPGPILQRVLETGKAVYLVNLKIYPGRVEFTYLPPNTQGVICQPLGPEGVLILAANAPRSYTKQDEAWVEGIADKLAYSLSTRANTEPVPERLTPGD, encoded by the coding sequence TTGGATACCAATCTCCCCATGGCCAAGTCTGACCCCAACCGTGTGCTGCGTCTCCTGCCCTTGGTGGCTGGAGGCTTAGGAGGCACATTGCTGCTGCTGAATCGAGTGCTTACCCCAGGGTTGACGGAATCCCAGGCCCGCTCGGATGTGATGGGGGTGATTCTCAGCGCCCTGCTGATTCTGACGGGGCTGCTGTGGCAGCGGGTGCAGCCCGTGTCCCCGGAGGCGGTCATCCTGGAAGGGGAAGAGGGCTTCGACCTCGACCCAACCCTGCCCGACGCGGTGAAGACGGAACTAGCCTGGGCCTCCCATTTGTTGCTAACCAATACCGTGACGCGCTCGGTGGTGGTGTATGTCCAGGGGCGAGTGCTACTGCGCCGGGGCGTCTTGGGGCCAACGGCCACGGTGGAGCCTGGCCCAATTTTGCAGCGGGTGCTGGAGACGGGCAAGGCAGTTTACCTGGTGAATTTGAAAATCTACCCCGGTCGGGTCGAGTTCACCTACCTGCCGCCCAACACCCAGGGCGTCATCTGCCAGCCCCTCGGCCCGGAAGGCGTGCTGATCTTAGCCGCCAACGCCCCCCGGAGCTACACCAAACAAGACGAAGCCTGGGTCGAAGGCATTGCCGACAAACTGGCCTATTCCCTCTCTACCCGGGCGAATACAGAGCCCGTTCCCGAACGTCTTACCCCTGGAGATTAG
- a CDS encoding FAD-dependent oxidoreductase: MAVDYDLVIVGGTVQGRRGAALAAREGARVALVEPPGAVDRILNNQVALELLTQAVGGLGGFGSLKLGKSAVDGADWAVVRQRLPWAVELAAESLSSATLAAMGVDVVEGLGQFSPKPRLAFTTADRRLRARGYGLCPPTQATVPAIPGLASTPYHTLDDLADWDDLPESAVILGRSPQAIALAQCLALLGRPVTLLSRGDQLLPTEDGDMSLFGEQILRAAGVEVRLGQRPRVITYDGQFRVELADGATLHRQQLILGTAHQAMIEGLNLEALGLRPGAQRIPVDERLRTVHPRMFAWGPALGGYWATATGFQDVPIAVRNALYWPYRQRLTLHQPSLLPTVPALGRVGMTAHQAQRWFGSDASVIQVYLGQTLATHLAGDITGLCRWVVHRDGRLLGAQTWGTCARDLIQTVAGMMQNNLRIQHWERISALPHSHTEILAQMVDAWQQQRWQPGTRRRDWAENWCNWRRSRA, from the coding sequence ATGGCCGTTGACTATGACTTGGTAATTGTGGGGGGCACGGTGCAGGGGCGGCGCGGCGCGGCATTGGCGGCACGGGAGGGGGCGCGGGTGGCGTTGGTGGAACCTCCGGGGGCGGTGGATCGCATCCTGAATAACCAGGTGGCGCTGGAGTTGTTGACCCAGGCCGTGGGCGGTTTGGGCGGGTTTGGGTCGCTCAAGCTAGGGAAATCTGCGGTGGATGGCGCGGACTGGGCAGTGGTGCGGCAGCGGTTGCCTTGGGCGGTGGAATTGGCGGCGGAGTCCCTCTCTTCGGCGACGTTGGCGGCGATGGGGGTGGATGTGGTGGAGGGGCTGGGTCAATTTAGCCCCAAGCCTCGGCTGGCCTTTACCACGGCGGATCGACGGCTGCGGGCGCGGGGGTATGGGTTGTGTCCGCCCACGCAGGCGACGGTGCCTGCCATTCCGGGCTTAGCCTCCACGCCCTACCACACCCTAGATGACTTGGCGGATTGGGACGATTTGCCCGAAAGCGCCGTTATTCTGGGCCGCAGCCCCCAGGCCATTGCCCTGGCCCAGTGCCTTGCCCTGCTGGGGCGTCCGGTGACGCTGCTGAGCCGGGGAGACCAGCTTTTGCCCACGGAGGATGGGGATATGTCGCTGTTTGGGGAGCAAATCCTGCGGGCGGCGGGGGTGGAGGTGCGGCTGGGGCAACGGCCTAGGGTGATCACCTACGACGGCCAATTTCGGGTGGAATTGGCGGATGGCGCGACCCTCCACCGTCAGCAGCTCATTTTGGGGACGGCCCACCAGGCGATGATAGAAGGCTTAAACCTAGAGGCCCTGGGCCTGCGGCCTGGTGCCCAGAGGATTCCGGTGGATGAGCGGCTGAGGACGGTGCATCCCCGGATGTTTGCCTGGGGGCCTGCTTTGGGGGGCTATTGGGCCACGGCCACGGGCTTTCAGGATGTGCCCATCGCCGTTCGCAATGCCCTATATTGGCCCTACCGCCAACGGCTAACCCTCCATCAGCCTAGCCTGCTGCCCACGGTGCCCGCCCTAGGCCGAGTGGGGATGACGGCCCACCAAGCCCAGCGCTGGTTTGGCTCCGACGCATCGGTGATTCAGGTTTACCTAGGCCAGACCCTCGCCACCCACCTGGCTGGGGACATCACCGGACTGTGTCGCTGGGTGGTGCATCGCGATGGCCGACTGTTGGGAGCCCAGACTTGGGGCACCTGCGCCCGCGACCTGATCCAAACCGTGGCGGGTATGATGCAAAATAATCTGCGGATTCAGCACTGGGAGAGGATTTCGGCCCTGCCCCACAGCCATACCGAAATCTTGGCTCAAATGGTGGACGCATGGCAACAGCAGCGCTGGCAACCGGGCACCCGCCGCCGCGACTGGGCCGAAAACTGGTGCAACTGGCGACGATCTCGCGCCTAA